A window of the Penaeus vannamei isolate JL-2024 chromosome 19, ASM4276789v1, whole genome shotgun sequence genome harbors these coding sequences:
- the LOC113819582 gene encoding uncharacterized protein produces the protein MAFLRAAVILAFVAFASASDAAANALKEEQRTIFIDGGSTDSFGVTDVFLYIGTFTLAILTTLAIIGLIYGVQETGSTGYEAPTAGSYTSYDHAYQVARALYDGYKKYEEARSAN, from the exons ATGGCCTTCCTCCGAG ccGCCGTCATCCTCGCCTTCGTCGCCTTCGCCTCCGCCTCCGACGCCGCCGCCAACGCCCTCAAGGAGGAGCAGCGCACCATCTTCATCGACGGAGGCTCCACCGACAGCTTTGGCGTGACCGACGTCTTCCTCTACATCGGCACCTTCACCCTGGCCATCCTCACCACCCTGGCCATCATCGGGCTCATCTACGGCGTGCAGGAGACCGGGTCCACCGGCTACGAGGCCCCCACGGCTGGATCCTACAC TAGCTACGACCACGCCTACCAGGTCGCCAGGGCCCTCTACGACGGCTACAAGAAATACGAAGAAGCAAGGTCTGCCAACTAA